GAAGTGGAAGTGGAAGGGGGTTCTGGTTAAGGCTGGATGATGCAGCAGCTGTTGTAATACACTAGGCCTGTTGTCACGCCTCAAACTGCAAGGATGTTTGTCTAAGTTATCATCTCCTACTAAAATAGTTTAGTTTAATTGCCTCTTGTTTCCTCAGCCCTGTTCACAAACGTACACAATCATTGTGTCGTTTCTTCTGGAAATTGTAGTACATTATAATGGCTTATTGCTGCTCATTGTTCTGTTGTTTATCTATGCAACAATGTAACAATGTATTAAAGTAAGAACACATGTCTGGGCTGTTATTTACAGTTTCTGCCTGGTGATGAAATAGATGTGTGTAGATGCTGTGGGTTAGATGTACTGTGTCATTGTAGAGTATTTTTGTGGAGGTGTGTCATGTAGTAACAAAGGCTAACCAGTAGAGGCCAGCCTGGATATAGATTCTGTGAAATATTGTCAAGTCCtcgatttacatttacataccCTTCATGAAAAAGAACCAGTTTTGACCCATATATAAAATATTTACTAAAATTGAGCTgatgattttatccaaagcaccTGCATGCTGCACATAAAAAGTACAAAACATTCAAACCAGTGTCCTTCTGCAGGGTGACTGGGCTGGTGACTACATGACATCACTCCTGTTTAACTGGTGCTTAGTTCCTCTCACGCTGCACTCGGTTCATCTCACAACACAATCCTTGTCGAGTTTAACTCTGTAAGTACAATTCTGTTGGTCTTCCAGAATGTAACCTTGCTGTCTGTCAGGGTTATTTCTTCAGGGTGTTTAGACCACAGCCCCTCCAAAGGGTTTTCTGTGTAATGAAGCATATCTATTTGTGGCTATTGTGCAACTATAAATGTGTAGAGGAAGTAGAAGGGGTAAGAGGAAGTGGTTCTCGGTGAGCAGGCTGTCAACTTCCTGTTACTCCCCTTCACATGCTGGGCCTCCTGTTCCCCGACATTCAGGCCCCTTGTGGCCCCCCCTATTCCTCCACATGCCGGGCCCCCTGTTGGGTCCACCTTTCGGGGGTAGGAAACAGCACAGCGTGTGGAGTTTAGCCGGTACTGAGAGTATTTGCAGGATGAAAACTGAACCACATTAAATGTTTGGTTCCATAGTATACAGAGATGGGAAGGAATGAAGTACAAATActcgatttttctggtatcagtactttacttcacaaTTTTTCTGAAaacttttactttcactccttacattttgtacacaaatatctgtactttccacttacattttcaagccagACTCGTTACTTTAGTTATCTGTATTTtctggcatgatcaatattatttattgtcattgtgcgccgtttttcatttcctggctatcacgcACAGCAAACgtaagctaccatggagcaagagACATTCCTcatcacccatggccatatatgagggagatgttcgagTACTAATGCATCAGTATGACGTCCagttaccagcgtgacactaaaacaggtagtaggggagtcaggtggctgagcggtgagggaatcgggctagtaatccgaaggttgccagttcgattcccggtcatgccaactgatgttgtgtccttgggcaaggcacttcaccctacttgcctcgggggaatgtccctgtacttactgtaagtcgctctggataagagcgtctgctaaatgactaaatgtaaatgtagtagtaatggctactttttacttaagtatatgtcagagcccatacttcttaACTTTAACTACTACTAAAAAGCGTAGTCAGCacagagtctttttaaacatcagTCTCTGTACTTCTACTGGAGTGAAGATGTGTGCACTTCTGCCGTCTTTCATAGTATAATACCCTGAAGGCCCACTGACACATTCCATATCATATCATTTTCATGCAGTGGACTGTTGCTGAGGAGAAGCCATTTCTAAGAACAATCAACCAAAACCTTCCTGGTTTCTGTACCTTGCCTGCTGAAGGAGATGATCTCCATCTGGGTGCCACTGTAACTTGAGTCTCAGGCTTCTATGAGGCCTTTCCTGTTCTTGCctcactgtgtctctgttccaACCACTGTGACCCAAAGCACCACCACAGCGGTATTCTGGTTACGGTCTGGTTATGCTGCTCTGAACATGCTTagctgcttcacacacacacacactcaggcataCAGGCCTCctgctatatacacacacaaacacacaggcctcctaatcacacacacacacacgctttttttcccacaggtacacccttgcacttttgaggttcatgttgttaaattgtttaattgtaacttgttcaactacatgctcttatggttcttccctttgggacttatttagttttcacaatgtatgcttcatgttttggcttcccgcaatgtttggggcgtctcgttatgatcagtgacttatgcacttttgtaaaactctcttctggaagtcgctttggataaaagcgcctgctaaatgcataaatgtaatgtaaatgtaatgtaatacacACATaatcacccccccacctcccaagaTACAACACTGGGCAGTTGCAGCAAAACAGGAAATTTCAGGTTTCCTCTGCTGTTTTTAGCAAGTTTGCAACATACTACTTCTGCATATGCTCacgcacacgcccacacacactcccacatgcagggacaccaacacacacaccacacacactcccacatacatatacaccaacacacacaccacacacacatatacaccaacacacataccacacacactcccacatgcaggtacaccaacacacacaccacacacactcccacatacatatacaccaacacacacaccacacacacatatacaccaacacacacaccacacacactcccacatacatatacaccaacacacacaccacacacacatatacaccaacacacacaccacacacactcccacatacaTATAGACCAACTCCCACATGCAGGtacaccaacacacgcacactaccacatacagatacactaacacacacactaccacacacagatacaccaacacacatacacacagatacaccagcactcactcacacaccacacacacatgcaagcaacCTGAGAAACCTGAATGCACATgacgtcagatggctgagcggttagtgaatcggactattaatccgaaggttgcaggttcgattccggccgtggtaaatgacgttgtgtccttgggcaaggcacttcaccctacttgcctcgggggaatgtcctgtacttactgtaagtcgctctggataagagcgtctgctaaatgacgtaatgTAATGAGGTAAGAAACCTGAATACACAAGTggaacacccctcctcctcctcccctcttcctccctcctcctcccctcttcctcctcctccacccctttctTTTACCTCCACCCTTATTGAGGCTTCAGATGATTTGCATCTCTATGAAGCATAGCGAGACTGGATCCACCAAGGCTTCATATGAATATATTAAGAACATTATGAACATTtaggtttatttattttttctccacTGTTATCAATCAAGGAAATAATTCATACATGGGTACACTATAATGCCATGCATCACTGTAATGTGGCTGACACACAACAGCATTTGACAAAGACTCGTTATCTTAGTAAGGTGTGGGCCTCCAACATTTTTTCTTGATGGCTCTGGGCAGTGTTCTGGGCCTGAAGGTGAGCAGGCAGAGGGCTGAGATGCCGACGAGTGAGAGAGCGACGGACAGGAAGAGCAGCACGTACCAGAAgacagactcctccccctcagacTCACACGAAGGAGAGCTGAGCAGCTGCACCCTGTGAGTCTGCTCATCAAGTCCTAGGCACGTGACGTCCCAGCTATCAACCATCCTGAGTGCTTCCGTCCTCTCAAACGTCCAGTACCAGTCCAACCGACAGCAGTTGAACGGGTTCCCGTTGAGAAGAACagtctggaggctggaggctaacGAGCTAGCCTGGCTGGCGGTCAGAGAGCTCAGTCTGTTGTTCCTCAGATCCAGACATGTCAACTGAAGACTCAGCAACGAGTCTGGGAGCCGTGTGAGAGAGTTTCCTGAAAGGTTTAATGACTTGAGATGGTGGAAATGGGAGAAGTCAAAGTCTCGCAGGCCTGTGTTCCCTAAACCCAGATGCTGTAAAGTTCTGCTCAAGCCCTGTAGGGCTGTGGGCTGGATGATGAGTTCAGGATTGTTGGACAGTTCCAAGTGTGTGAGGGGAGTACCTGAGAAGGCTGAATCTGGGAGTGTCCCCAGGTGGCACCCTGCCAGTTGCAGCTGCTTCAGGGAGGGAATGTTCCTCCAGACGACACAGGAGGAGTCGTCCTGGTGCCCAGACGGGCAGACCCCCACAGGGTTGCTGCTTAGGTCCACAGACACCAGGCTGGGCAAGGAGGAGAACCACCAGGAGGGTAGTCTCTGCAGGCTGTTTTGGCTCAGGTTCAGGTATGTCAGGTTACCCAGCTCTCCCACAGAACCCCCGCTGGCGCGAAGATCCGTCAGTCGGTTGTTACTCAGGTCCAGCTCGTATAAACTCCCTGGAAGCTGTTCCCTGGAGAGGTCCAGCACCTCCAAGCAGTTGGTCCCCATCTTCAGCCAGGTCAGAATGGGCATGCTGCCCACAAAGCCATGGGGCAGGTAGGAGACCTGGTTCCAGCTGAggtccagcagctccagggagGAGATGTCCCCGTGCAGGTCATCTGACCAGAGCCGTGCCATCACGCCGCTCAGGTTGCCCCCCAGATTGTAGAAGTGAATGCTGGTGGTCCAGTTGGAGGTGGCGTTGCTGTCCAGGTGCTCGTAGAAGCTCAGCCTGTtcttggagaggtggaggttccGCAGGTGGCTGCGGGTGGGCAGGAAGGGGAAGAACAGCAGCCTGTTGTCCGACAAATCTAAGGTCTCCAGCTGGAACgtctcctccaggtcctggtTGGAGATGAACCACTCTAGGGAGTTGTGGCTGACGTTCAGGACCAGCAGCTGAACCATCTGGAAGTTGAGCAGGCAAGGCAGATAGTTAAAGGCCAGGTTGAGTCTTTGGAGCCTGTGCATGTGGAGGAAGGCCCCGTCAATCTCAAACAGAGAGTTCCTCTGCAAGTCCAGTTCCCGGAGCTGGTGCATGTCCCTGAAGGACCGCTCGTCCAGCCGCAGTAGCAGGTTCCTGGATAGGTTCAGGTGCTCCACCCGGGTCAGGTTCTGGAGGAGTACTGAGGCCATGTCCTCCGTCAGGCCGTTATCGGAGAGATCCAGAACTCGGAGCTGCGAGAGCGTCGTCAGCGCGCGGCTGGTTTCCTGGTACCCGACGTGAAGGTTGTTGACGGCAAAGTTGAGGTGTTCAATGAGAGGTGTGTGGGAGAAGAATTTGGAGCCCACTGTTTCTAACTGGTTGTCAGGGCagctgagggtgtggagggcgGGGTAGCTGGGGCCGTTCTGCAGCGTCTGGATGTGATTGTGGTTTAGATGAAGCTCCTCTATGAAGCCAGGCAGGCCGAGGGGCACCGAGGACAGCTGGCCGTGGTTACAGAGAGCTGCCGTCTGAACCTGGAGAGAGTAAAAGAAGAGTGTGATGAGCTAGTTCAGTTAGCTTGAGAGAGGTCTAAGAGGTGGAGGCTGCAATCACCTACTACTTCCTTGTAAGTGTAGGTATCTTAGATAGATGTTGTGGTAGCGTGCTTTCTATCTTGCCCCATCAAACCACAGAGTATGCTGCAGTTCAAACAAAGTCAAGTTAAATTTGTAATATTTTGTGCAGTGAGGATAAGCTCATAAGTA
Above is a genomic segment from Osmerus mordax isolate fOsmMor3 chromosome 15, fOsmMor3.pri, whole genome shotgun sequence containing:
- the nrros gene encoding transforming growth factor beta activator LRRC33, whose protein sequence is MVVFLPPLLLLLLLLSGQLVQTSSHPHPDSCRLVQTAALCNHGQLSSVPLGLPGFIEELHLNHNHIQTLQNGPSYPALHTLSCPDNQLETVGSKFFSHTPLIEHLNFAVNNLHVGYQETSRALTTLSQLRVLDLSDNGLTEDMASVLLQNLTRVEHLNLSRNLLLRLDERSFRDMHQLRELDLQRNSLFEIDGAFLHMHRLQRLNLAFNYLPCLLNFQMVQLLVLNVSHNSLEWFISNQDLEETFQLETLDLSDNRLLFFPFLPTRSHLRNLHLSKNRLSFYEHLDSNATSNWTTSIHFYNLGGNLSGVMARLWSDDLHGDISSLELLDLSWNQVSYLPHGFVGSMPILTWLKMGTNCLEVLDLSREQLPGSLYELDLSNNRLTDLRASGGSVGELGNLTYLNLSQNSLQRLPSWWFSSLPSLVSVDLSSNPVGVCPSGHQDDSSCVVWRNIPSLKQLQLAGCHLGTLPDSAFSGTPLTHLELSNNPELIIQPTALQGLSRTLQHLGLGNTGLRDFDFSHFHHLKSLNLSGNSLTRLPDSLLSLQLTCLDLRNNRLSSLTASQASSLASSLQTVLLNGNPFNCCRLDWYWTFERTEALRMVDSWDVTCLGLDEQTHRVQLLSSPSCESEGEESVFWYVLLFLSVALSLVGISALCLLTFRPRTLPRAIKKKCWRPTPY